Within Conexibacter woesei DSM 14684, the genomic segment GTGGTCGGGCGAGCTGTTGAGGTTCTCGCCGCAGACCGCGCAGAGACCGGCGCAGTCGGTGCGGCAGAGCAGCTGGGCGGGCAGCGCGAGCGACAGCGAGTCGCGCGTCCAGCCGGTCAGGTCGATCACCTCGTCGGTGACGTAGGGGCTGATCAGCTCCTCGTCCTCGGCCCCCGGCTGTTCGACCTCGCGCGCGTCCACGGCGAAAGACGTCGCGGACGGCTCCAGGCAGCGCATGCACGGGCCCGAGAGTGCCGTCTCGAAGCGCAGCCGCAGCGCGTAGCCGTTCGCCGTCGTCTTCGAGACATCGAGCCTCACCGGCACGACGGCGGGCTCGACCTCGTAGGTCTGACCGCTGAGGTCGTAGCGGTCGACGGCGACCTCGAGGTCGATCGTCCGCCCCTCCCCCGAGTTGAGGCGGAGCGGTCCGAGATCGAAGCTTTCGGCACGTTGGGACATGCCGTCGAGATTAGCGTGAGTGCGGGCGGCGCTCAGCGCAGCTCGCGCTTGAGGACCTTGCCGGTCGCGTTGCGCGGCAGCTCCTCGACGAAGACGACCTCGCGCGGCACCTTGAAGCCCGCGAGGTTCGCTCTCACGTACGCCTTCAGCTCGTCCTCTGTGGACGCGGCCTCGGGGTTGAGCACGACGACGGCCTTCAGCCGCTGCCCCCACTCCTCGTCGGCGATGCCGATCACGGCGACCTCGCGCACGGCCCCGTGGCCGGCGAGCAGGTCCTCGACCTCGGAGGGAAAGACGTTCTCGCCCCCGCTTATGATCATGTCGTCGTCGCGGCCGTCGACGAACAGCCGGCCGCCGCTGTCGAAGTGACCGACGTCGCCGGAGGACATCAGGCCGTCGATGATCTCCTTGTTGCCGCCGCCGGTGTAGCCCTCGAACGGCAGCTCGTTGCCGACGAAGATCCGCCCGGTCTGGCCGGCGGGGACTTCGCGGCCGTCCTCGTCGAGCAGCCGCACGCGCGTGCCGACCGGCGGGCGGCCGGCCGTCCCGGGCGCAGCGCGCATGTCGGCGGGCGTCGCGATCGTCGCCCACGCGACCTCGGTCGAGCCGTAGGTGTTGTAGAGCACGTCGCCGAAGCGGTCCATCACGCGCGTCGAGAGCGGGCCGGGCAACGCCGATCCGCTCGCGGCTATGACGCGCAGCGACGAGGTGTCGTACTTGGCGAAGACGTCGTCGGGCAGCTCCAGCATCCGCTGGAGCATCACCGGCACGACGACGAGCCCGCTCGCTCTGTGGCGGGCGATCGCGCGCAGCGTGCCCTCCGGGTCGAAGCGCCGCCTCAGGACGATCGTCGAGGCGAGCGGGACGCCGAGCGTGAAGTGCGCGAGCCCCCACGTGTGGAAGATCGGCGCGGCGATCATCGTCGTCTCGCGCGCCTTCAACGGCATCTTCGACAGCAGCGCGGCGGCGGCGCCGAGGCCTGCGGCGCTGCGGCGGGCGCCCTTCGGCGCACCGGTCGTGCCGGAGGTGAGGATGATCACGCGGCCGGGCTCGGCGGCCGGCGGCACGCCGGCGGCGTCGCCCTCGGCGATCAGGTCCTCGATCAGGCGGTCGCCGTTGGCGCTCTCGCCGTCGTGCCATGCGACATAGCTCTTGCGGCCGGCGCGGACCGGCTCGACGATGTTGGCGAACTCCTCGTCGTAGACGATCGCGGCGGCTCTCTCGCGCTCGATCACCTCGGCCAGCTGCGGGCCCGCGAACGCCGTGTTGAGGTAGATGATGTTCGCGCCGAGTCGGGAGGTCGCGACGGTGACGTCGACGAAGCCGCGGTGGTTGCGGCACATCACCGCGATCGCGTCGCCGGGACGTATCCCCTCGTTCGCGAAGGACGACGCGAGCGCGTTGGCGCGGCGGTGCAGCTCGCCGTAGCTGAGCGTGCCCAGCTCGTCGATGATCGCCGGCTGGTCGGGCTTTCTTGCGGCGGTGACCGCGAACGCCCCGGCCGACGTGGTGCCCCAGCGCTTGAGCGCGAGGCCGACCTTGGCGAGGCGGTCCGGTCGCGTCGGGCCGATCAGCCCGGAACCGACGAGGGTCTTGGCGACGAACGCCTGATGCGTGATCTGTCTCAACACGATGCGTATCCAACCACGAACCACGACGAGCGCGTGTCAGTTTGTGACGCTCCCGTCACCTTCGTCACGGAAGCTCGAGTCCGCGGGGCGTCTCGCCGCGTTCGACGAGCGCGTGGATCTCCGCCGCGCGACGCGGGTTGAGGAAGACATGGCGCTGCCCGACGCTCGGTTTCTCCAGCAGCAGGCCGGCGTCGAGCAGGCGCTCGCCGATCGCGAGCGCGAGCGCGCGGTCATGGCCGGCGAAGCCGCGCGCGAGGTGACTGATCTCGGTGTGGTAGCCGCCCCACTTCCCCATCCCCATCAACCGCTGCAGGATCCGCCGCGCGACGCGGCGACCGCGGTCTCTGTCGTCGTGCGGGCGCGCGACGTCGGACGTCGGGTCGAGCACGTTGATGACCGCCTCGTCGTGCTCGCCGACAGACGCCGCGTCGGCCGGATGGCCGCCGAAGCGCGCGACCGCCTCCGCGATCCGCAGCGGGTGCAGCTCCCCGATCGGCGGGCGCAGGTCCTCGACGTCGGCGAGCACCGCCTCGGGCACGGCGTACGCAGCGGCGCGCAGGCGGTCGACGTGCTCCATGTGGTCGGCGAACAGCTCGGCGGCGTACTCGGCGTGGTCGGGCGCATCGCCTAGCGACAGCGGGAAGGCGAGCGCGAGCTGTCCCTCCCAGCTGCCGACGCTGAGCGAAAGGTCCTCGCCCCCGCCGGGCGCCATCGCCTCCGAGCCCTCGACGAGCGTCCCGACGAGCGCCGCGACGAGCACCCAGGCGCGCTCGACCACCGCGTCGGGATCGGCACGCAGCGCCGGCGCGACCGGTGCGACCGCGAGCAGGCGGTCGCCGGCCGGGGCGATCGCGACCGGGACGGGCGCGCCGGGCGCATAGCCCGATCGCGGCAACGTCAGCTCGTGCGCGCCCTCGGCGAACGCGTCGAGCAGCTCGGCGCGGATCTGCGCCACGCGGTCGCGTGCGGCGTGGATGCCGCCGGCGTCCGAGAGCACGCTGCCGAGTCGGGTCATCCGGCGCCGAACCCTAACGGTCGGGGATTGCGGCGGTGTGGCGTGGCGGCGCTGCCGGCGCCCGGCTGCCGGCTCAGCCGCCGCAGACGAGCCGGTCGCCCGGCAGCGGTCTCGTCGCCGCCGGCGTCAGCTCGAACGCGCCGGGCGCGACGGGCACGCGGATCGGCCGCCCGTTCGCGTCGATTCTCGCCGTCCCGACGCCGACGCGGAGGATCAGCTTCGGGCGCCGGACGACGTACGGCGCCTCCAGCACTTCGTTGACGAGCGTTCTACCGCTGTCGGCGTCGGCGACGCAGACGTACGACGGCTCCGTCGGGACGATCCGCAGGCGGACCGTCGCGGGTCTGCGCCGCGGCTTCGGCGTGGCATCGGTGACGGCCCGCGTGGCGGTGGTGGCGGTGCCAGCGGGCGCGGGCGGCGTCGGCGTCGGCGTGCGGGCGGGAGCGGCGGTCGTGCGGCTCGTGCGGGCCGGCGGCGCGGTGGTCGTGTGCGTGCGCGGCGCCGCGGAGGTCGTGCGAGACGGAGCGGGAGCGGTGGCCGTGCTGGCGGGTGCCGTCGTCTGCGTGGCGGTGGTGCCGGCGGGGAGCGCGTCGACGGTCTCGTCGCCGTCGCCCGCGAGGCTGCGCAGCAGCACCACGACGACCATCAGCAGCGCGAGCGCGCCGAGGCCGAGCGCGCCGGCGGCGATCCGTCTGTTCCTCGGCACGTCGGGTGCCGGGCCGGCGGCCGGTCTGCGCCGGATGCTGTAGCCGGCGCGCAGGAGGCCGGCGATCCGTGCGAGGGGGCGAGCAGCGGCGGGCTGAGCGGGCGGAGCGGCTTCGGCCTCAGGTGCGCCGGCGGCCGGGGGCGCGGCGGCGGCGCGAGAGCCGGCGGCCGGAGGCACGGGAGCGTCGGCGGTCGGGAACGCGTCGGCGCGCGCGGGAGCGGCAGCGGCCGGAGGGGCGGGCGCGACGCCCGGCGCGGCAGTCGCGCGGCGCAGCTGGACGAACTGGTGCGGGGCGGCCTCCGCGAGTGGTGGGTCGGCGACGACGCCGGACAGCTGGAGCGCGGCGGTCGCACGGCGGCGCGCGTCGTCGCCCTCGCCGCCGAAGCGGGCGAGCAGCTCCCGCGCCGGCCGCTTGTAGCCGAACGGTCCCGCGGCCTCGCGCGCGAGCTCGTCGGCGACCGCGGCGTCGGCGAGCGGGACCGGGTCGGCGGTCTCCTGCCACGCGTCGGCGCGTCTGCGACCGCGTCCTCTCCGCTCGCGGCCTCTCCGCTCACGCATCGCGCGCCTCCTCCAGCCGCAGGTCGTGGACGCGCGGCGTGTCGTCCTCCCGCAGCTCGGGCGCGTGCAGCTCGCGCGCGGTCAGGTCGACCGGGGCGACCGCCGGCAGCTCGCGTTCGCGGCCGACGACGCCGTGTCTGGAGAACTGACGGGCGCTCGGCAGCACGCGGCTGTCGAACGAGCCGACCGCCTCGTTGTAGGCACCGACCGCGCTGCGCAGCCGCGTGCCGACGCGGTCGAGGTGCGCGCCGAACGTGCCGAGGCGGTGGTGCAGCTCCCGTCCCAGCTCCGCGACCTGGCGCGCGCTCTCGGCGACCGTCTCCTGCTGCCAGCCGTAGGCGACCGCGCGCAGCAGCGCGATCAGCGTCGTCGGCGTCGCGATCAGGACGCCGTCGCGGACGCCGTCCTCCAGCAGCGACGGGTCCGCCTCCAGCGCCGCGGTGTAGAAGTGCTCGCCCGGCAGGAACAGGAAGACGAAGTCCGGCGCGGTCGGGAACTGCGCCCAGTACGCCTTCGCCGACAGTGCGCGGACGTGCTCGCGCAGCAGCCGCGCATGCTGCGCCAGCTCGCGCGTGCGCGTCGTCTCGTCCTGTGCCTCGTAGGCGTTGAGGAACGCGTGCAACGGCGCCTTCGCGTCGACGACGACGTGCTTGCCGCCCGGCAGGTTGACGACCAGGTCCGGCCGCAGCACGCCGTGCTCGCCCTGAACGGACGCCTGCTCGGTGAAGTCGCAGTGGTCGAGCATCCCCGCCAGCTCGACGACGCGTCTGAGCTGCAGCTCGCCCCAGCGCCCGCGCGTGTGCGGCTGGCGCAGCGCGGCGACGAGCGCGCCCGTCTCCCCGCGCAGCCGCTCCTGCGACTCGACCAGCTGCTTGATCTGCTGCTCCAGCGCGCCGCGCTGGTGGGCGCGGTCGCGGTCGAGCGCAGCCAGCTGCTCGTCGACCCGGCGCAGCGACTGGTGGATCGGGTCGACCATCGCGTCGACGGTCTGCGCGCGCCGCTCCGTCGAGTGGCGACCACGCAGCGCGAGCACGACGGCGAGCGCGCCGAGCGCGAGGCCGATCAGGAGCCAGACGGCAGAGGACATGACCACTCAGCGTTGCGCGCTGAGCGGACGGAATGGGCGCGCCGTTGCAGCGGGCCCGCAAGTTCGGCGCCAGCCGAACTTGCAAGCTGATCGGCGCCAGCCGATCAGCCGACTTCGGCCGGCTCGTCCTTGCCCTGCAGGCGCTCGCGACCGCGCTGGACGGCCGCGATGAACTTCGACAGGTTGACCTCGAGCGTGTTGAGGATCTCGTCGGCGTAGTCCTCCGCGCCGAGGCGGATCTCGCGCTCGCGGGCGCGTGCGTCCTCGATGATGTCCTCGGCGCCGCGCTCGGCCTGCTTCGTGACCTCCTCGTCGGAGATCAGGCGATCTTGGCGCTCACGCGCTTCTCTCAGGATTCGCTCGGCCTCGCGCTTGGCCTCGGCGAGCATCTCCTGACGCTCCTTGACGATCCAGCGCGCCTGCTTGATCTCTTCCGGGATCGTCGCACGCATCTGGTCGAGAAGGTCGTAGATCTCCTCCTTGTCCACGCGGACCTGGTCGGTCAGCGGGACCGGCTTCGCGTTGTGGACAAGGTCGTCCAGCTTGTCGATCAGGACCAGGACATCCATCGGAACCTCTGTTTCGTCAACGGCTCAGTTCTTCCTTCAAGCGCGCTGCCACATAGTCGGGGACGAGATCTTGAATGTTCCCGCCGAACGTCGCGAGCTCTTTGACGCCGCTGGAACTGAGGAAACTGTACTGCGGCGAGGCCATCAGATACACGGACTCGACATCTGGGGCCTGCCGGCGGTTGAGCTGATGCATCTCCAGCTCGTACTCGAAGTCCGAGATCGCGCGCAGTCCCTTGACGATCGACTTGGCGCCCAGATCCTGGGCGAAGTCGACCAACAGGTTGCTGAACGCCTCGGCGCGCACGTTCCCGAGATGCTCGGTCGCGCGCTCGATGAAACCGATCCGCTCCTCCGCCGTGAAGAGCGTCTTGCCCTTGCGGATCGGCAGGTTCACGACACCGACGACGACCTCGTCGAAGATCGCCGCAGCGCGGCCTATGACGTCCAGGTGGCCGTTGGTGACCGGGTCGTAGGACCCCGGGCAGACGGCCATGCGGTTATTCAGGTTCATGGATACGAATGAGTGTGTCGCCGTAACGGCGTTCGTCGGTCAGGGGCAACTCCAGCCCGAGTG encodes:
- a CDS encoding YceD family protein; the encoded protein is MSQRAESFDLGPLRLNSGEGRTIDLEVAVDRYDLSGQTYEVEPAVVPVRLDVSKTTANGYALRLRFETALSGPCMRCLEPSATSFAVDAREVEQPGAEDEELISPYVTDEVIDLTGWTRDSLSLALPAQLLCRTDCAGLCAVCGENLNSSPDHAHEPEPDPRWAKLRELEL
- a CDS encoding acyl-CoA synthetase translates to MLRQITHQAFVAKTLVGSGLIGPTRPDRLAKVGLALKRWGTTSAGAFAVTAARKPDQPAIIDELGTLSYGELHRRANALASSFANEGIRPGDAIAVMCRNHRGFVDVTVATSRLGANIIYLNTAFAGPQLAEVIERERAAAIVYDEEFANIVEPVRAGRKSYVAWHDGESANGDRLIEDLIAEGDAAGVPPAAEPGRVIILTSGTTGAPKGARRSAAGLGAAAALLSKMPLKARETTMIAAPIFHTWGLAHFTLGVPLASTIVLRRRFDPEGTLRAIARHRASGLVVVPVMLQRMLELPDDVFAKYDTSSLRVIAASGSALPGPLSTRVMDRFGDVLYNTYGSTEVAWATIATPADMRAAPGTAGRPPVGTRVRLLDEDGREVPAGQTGRIFVGNELPFEGYTGGGNKEIIDGLMSSGDVGHFDSGGRLFVDGRDDDMIISGGENVFPSEVEDLLAGHGAVREVAVIGIADEEWGQRLKAVVVLNPEAASTEDELKAYVRANLAGFKVPREVVFVEELPRNATGKVLKRELR
- a CDS encoding DNA recombination protein RmuC, which produces MSSAVWLLIGLALGALAVVLALRGRHSTERRAQTVDAMVDPIHQSLRRVDEQLAALDRDRAHQRGALEQQIKQLVESQERLRGETGALVAALRQPHTRGRWGELQLRRVVELAGMLDHCDFTEQASVQGEHGVLRPDLVVNLPGGKHVVVDAKAPLHAFLNAYEAQDETTRTRELAQHARLLREHVRALSAKAYWAQFPTAPDFVFLFLPGEHFYTAALEADPSLLEDGVRDGVLIATPTTLIALLRAVAYGWQQETVAESARQVAELGRELHHRLGTFGAHLDRVGTRLRSAVGAYNEAVGSFDSRVLPSARQFSRHGVVGRERELPAVAPVDLTARELHAPELREDDTPRVHDLRLEEARDA
- a CDS encoding ATPase, yielding MDVLVLIDKLDDLVHNAKPVPLTDQVRVDKEEIYDLLDQMRATIPEEIKQARWIVKERQEMLAEAKREAERILREARERQDRLISDEEVTKQAERGAEDIIEDARAREREIRLGAEDYADEILNTLEVNLSKFIAAVQRGRERLQGKDEPAEVG
- the coaD gene encoding pantetheine-phosphate adenylyltransferase, with the protein product MNLNNRMAVCPGSYDPVTNGHLDVIGRAAAIFDEVVVGVVNLPIRKGKTLFTAEERIGFIERATEHLGNVRAEAFSNLLVDFAQDLGAKSIVKGLRAISDFEYELEMHQLNRRQAPDVESVYLMASPQYSFLSSSGVKELATFGGNIQDLVPDYVAARLKEELSR